A genomic window from Caballeronia sp. SBC1 includes:
- a CDS encoding 3-oxoacid CoA-transferase subunit A: MINKIFDSLSSAVKDVQDGATVMIGGFGTAGMPSELIDALIEQGARELTIVNNNAGNGETGLAALLKAKRVRKIICSFPRQSDSQVFDGLYRAGELELELVPQGNLAERIRAAGAGIGGFFTPTAYGTKLAEGKETRFIDGRHYVLEAPLHADFALIKAFKGDRWGNLVYRKTARNFGPIMAMAAKTAIVQVSQVVPLGALDPEDIVTPGIFVQRVIEVPQAVHAAELAAEKAA, from the coding sequence ATGATCAACAAGATTTTCGACTCGCTGAGTTCAGCGGTGAAGGACGTTCAGGACGGCGCGACCGTGATGATCGGTGGGTTCGGCACGGCGGGCATGCCGTCGGAACTGATCGATGCGCTGATCGAGCAGGGCGCGCGCGAACTGACCATCGTGAACAACAACGCGGGTAATGGCGAAACTGGCCTCGCGGCGCTGTTAAAAGCGAAACGCGTGCGCAAGATCATCTGCTCGTTTCCGCGTCAGAGCGATTCGCAAGTGTTCGACGGTTTGTATCGCGCGGGCGAACTTGAACTCGAACTCGTGCCGCAAGGCAACCTCGCTGAGCGCATTCGCGCGGCGGGCGCGGGTATCGGCGGATTTTTTACACCCACGGCGTATGGCACGAAGCTGGCCGAAGGCAAGGAGACGCGTTTTATCGATGGCCGGCATTACGTGCTCGAAGCGCCGCTGCACGCCGATTTCGCGCTGATCAAAGCGTTCAAGGGCGACCGGTGGGGCAATCTGGTGTATCGCAAAACGGCACGCAATTTCGGCCCGATCATGGCGATGGCAGCGAAGACAGCGATCGTGCAGGTTTCGCAAGTCGTGCCGCTTGGCGCGCTGGATCCGGAAGACATCGTGACGCCGGGCATCTTCGTGCAACGCGTGATCGAGGTGCCGCAAGCGGTGCACGCGGCAGAGCTCGCTGCGGAGAAAGCGGCTTGA
- the pcaD gene encoding 3-oxoadipate enol-lactonase, producing MPFAAVNGIQLFYRIDATAGSDAPWLVLSNSLGADVSMWTPQVETLAAKYRVLRYDTRGHGRSDAPKGPYTLDQLVGEVIGLLDSLGIKRAHYCGLSMGGLTGIALAARHPERFERVVLSNTAALIGSDAIWTPRAAKAREEGGMPALADAVLPRWFTAGFMAAQPLMLSGIRDVFRHTSGEGYASNCEAIRDADAREEAKTIKAPVLVISGTHDQSTTAAQGQELAGYIAGARYVELDAAHLSNIEQADVYTKTLLEFLGA from the coding sequence ATGCCTTTTGCCGCCGTCAACGGTATTCAACTCTTCTATCGTATCGATGCCACCGCCGGGAGCGACGCACCCTGGCTCGTGTTGTCGAATTCGCTCGGTGCCGACGTCTCCATGTGGACACCGCAAGTCGAAACGCTCGCGGCTAAATATCGCGTGCTGCGTTACGACACGCGCGGTCATGGCCGTTCGGACGCGCCCAAGGGTCCGTACACGCTGGACCAGCTCGTAGGCGAGGTGATCGGTTTGCTCGACTCACTCGGCATCAAGCGCGCGCACTATTGCGGCTTGTCGATGGGCGGGCTGACCGGTATCGCGCTCGCTGCACGCCACCCGGAGCGCTTCGAGCGCGTGGTGCTTTCGAACACGGCGGCGCTGATCGGCTCGGACGCAATATGGACGCCCCGGGCGGCGAAAGCCCGCGAGGAGGGCGGTATGCCTGCATTGGCCGACGCCGTTCTGCCGCGCTGGTTCACGGCTGGTTTCATGGCCGCACAGCCGCTAATGCTGTCGGGTATTCGCGACGTGTTCCGTCACACGTCGGGCGAAGGTTATGCATCGAATTGCGAAGCGATCCGCGACGCCGATGCGCGCGAAGAAGCGAAGACGATCAAGGCGCCGGTGCTGGTTATTTCGGGCACGCATGACCAGTCCACGACCGCTGCGCAAGGGCAAGAACTGGCCGGATACATTGCGGGCGCGCGTTATGTCGAACTCGATGCTGCGCACTTGTCGAATATCGAGCAAGCGGACGTCTACACGAAAACGCTGCTTGAGTTCCTGGGAGCCTGA
- a CDS encoding 3-oxoacid CoA-transferase subunit B, with protein sequence MKKLTRDEMAKRVARDIQEGAYVNLGIGVPTLVANHLAADREIFLHSENGLLGMGPAPEKGAEDDELINAGKQHVTLLTGGAYFHHADSFAMMRGGHLDICVLGAFQVSAKGDLANWHTGAPDAIPAVGGAMDLAIGAKQVYVMMELLTKQGESKLVAECSYPVTGVNCVNRVYTDHGMFDVTPNGFVVREIIEGLSFDELQKLAQVPLTFEPLEAATTLEA encoded by the coding sequence ATGAAAAAACTGACTCGTGACGAAATGGCGAAACGCGTCGCCCGTGACATTCAGGAAGGCGCGTACGTGAACCTGGGTATCGGAGTGCCGACGCTCGTCGCCAACCATCTCGCGGCTGATCGCGAAATCTTCCTGCACAGCGAAAACGGTCTGCTCGGCATGGGCCCGGCGCCGGAGAAGGGCGCGGAAGATGACGAACTGATCAACGCCGGCAAACAACACGTGACGCTGCTCACTGGCGGCGCGTATTTCCACCACGCCGATTCGTTCGCGATGATGCGCGGCGGCCACCTCGACATCTGCGTGCTCGGCGCGTTCCAGGTGTCGGCGAAGGGCGATCTCGCGAACTGGCATACCGGCGCGCCCGACGCTATTCCTGCTGTCGGCGGCGCGATGGATCTGGCGATCGGCGCGAAGCAGGTCTACGTGATGATGGAACTGCTCACGAAGCAAGGCGAAAGCAAGCTGGTGGCCGAATGTTCCTATCCGGTGACAGGCGTGAATTGCGTGAATCGCGTGTACACGGATCACGGCATGTTCGACGTGACGCCGAACGGGTTCGTGGTGCGGGAAATTATCGAAGGCCTGTCGTTCGACGAACTGCAGAAACTGGCGCAAGTGCCGCTGACGTTTGAACCGCTCGAAGCGGCTACCACGCTCGAAGCGTAA
- a CDS encoding 3-carboxy-cis,cis-muconate cycloisomerase, with translation MSEPTFSAAGRLTDLICGTREMNAVWSARQTVQSMLDVEAALARASALHGVIPASAVDSIAAACNADLIDPDALMAGAASGGNLAIPLVKQLTAAVKSQDADAAKFVHWGATSQDIIDTGTVLQLRSTFDLLDAGLNDACDALALQAEKYRTTPAIGRTWLQQALPITLGLKFAQWLDALTRHRERLAQCRSRVLALQFGGAAGTLASLRDKAPLVAQSLADDLGLQLPSLPWHTQRDRIAEAAACFGMLTGTLGKIARDISLQMQTEVGELAEPAAAGKGGSSTMPHKRNPVGCAAVLTAAMRAPNLVATVFSGMVQEHERALGGWQAEWEALPDLARLTGGALAQITAIVSNIEVNADRLAANLDLTHGLILGEAVMLALGDRIGRLDAHTLVEHASKQAVATGATLYHVLASDEHVMQHLSLVQLQALLDPANYVGQAHAFVDAALVGHRSQLSRSLP, from the coding sequence ATGTCTGAGCCGACATTTTCGGCGGCTGGACGGCTGACGGACCTGATCTGCGGCACGCGCGAGATGAATGCCGTGTGGTCCGCGCGTCAGACCGTTCAGTCGATGCTGGATGTGGAGGCCGCGCTCGCGCGGGCATCGGCTTTGCATGGCGTGATTCCGGCGAGCGCGGTCGATTCGATCGCGGCTGCTTGCAATGCCGACCTGATTGATCCTGACGCGTTGATGGCCGGCGCCGCATCCGGCGGCAATCTTGCGATTCCGCTGGTGAAGCAACTGACCGCCGCGGTCAAAAGCCAGGACGCCGATGCCGCGAAATTCGTGCATTGGGGCGCGACGAGCCAGGACATTATCGATACCGGTACTGTCTTGCAACTGCGTTCCACGTTCGATTTGTTGGATGCCGGTTTGAATGACGCGTGCGACGCGCTCGCACTTCAGGCGGAGAAATACCGGACAACGCCGGCAATCGGCCGGACCTGGCTTCAGCAGGCCTTGCCGATCACGCTCGGCCTTAAATTCGCTCAATGGCTCGATGCGTTGACTCGGCATCGCGAGCGTCTTGCACAGTGCCGCTCGCGCGTGCTTGCACTGCAATTCGGCGGCGCGGCGGGCACGTTAGCAAGCTTGAGGGACAAGGCGCCGTTGGTCGCCCAATCGCTTGCTGATGACCTCGGCCTGCAACTTCCTTCGTTGCCGTGGCATACCCAACGCGATCGGATCGCGGAAGCGGCGGCATGTTTCGGCATGCTAACGGGTACGCTGGGTAAAATCGCCCGCGATATCTCGCTGCAGATGCAGACGGAAGTCGGCGAGCTGGCCGAGCCGGCTGCGGCGGGTAAGGGCGGTTCGTCAACGATGCCGCACAAGCGCAACCCCGTGGGCTGCGCAGCTGTCTTAACGGCCGCCATGCGCGCGCCGAATCTGGTCGCGACCGTGTTCAGCGGCATGGTTCAGGAGCATGAGCGCGCGCTCGGCGGCTGGCAGGCCGAATGGGAAGCGCTACCCGATCTTGCCCGCCTGACGGGCGGCGCACTCGCGCAGATCACGGCGATCGTGTCGAATATTGAAGTGAACGCCGACCGGCTCGCAGCCAATCTGGATCTCACGCATGGACTGATTCTCGGCGAAGCCGTGATGCTCGCGCTCGGCGACCGGATTGGCAGGCTCGACGCGCACACGCTCGTGGAGCATGCATCGAAGCAGGCCGTGGCAACCGGCGCGACCCTTTACCACGTGCTCGCGAGCGACGAGCATGTCATGCAACATCTCTCTCTTGTCCAACTGCAAGCCCTGCTCGATCCCGCGAACTACGTGGGCCAGGCGCACGCTTTTGTCGATGCCGCGTTGGTTGGGCATCGATCACAATTATCCAGGAGTCTTCCGTAA
- the pcaC gene encoding 4-carboxymuconolactone decarboxylase, which translates to MTEDERYEAGLSVRRAVLGDAHVTRSLENRTDLTTEFQNLITRYAWGDIWTRPGLPRHTRSLLTISMMVALNRSEELALHLRAAKNNGVTREEIKEVLLQTAIYCGVPAANSAFHLAQKIFDEDDRAA; encoded by the coding sequence ATGACCGAAGACGAACGTTACGAAGCGGGTTTGAGCGTACGCCGCGCTGTGCTTGGCGATGCGCACGTCACGCGCTCGCTTGAGAACCGCACGGATCTCACGACCGAGTTCCAGAACCTGATCACCCGCTACGCATGGGGCGATATCTGGACGCGCCCGGGTTTGCCGCGCCATACCCGCAGCCTCCTGACCATTTCGATGATGGTCGCGCTCAACCGCAGCGAAGAACTCGCGCTGCATTTGCGGGCTGCGAAAAACAACGGCGTGACGCGTGAGGAAATCAAGGAAGTGCTCCTGCAGACGGCTATTTATTGTGGGGTGCCAGCAGCAAACTCGGCGTTTCATTTGGCACAAAAAATCTTCGACGAGGACGATCGCGCGGCGTAG
- a CDS encoding DUF3443 domain-containing protein, with protein sequence MLQTSVTICVPGTSTCQTINNIQVDTGSQGLRILASALAPTLTLPSVTASTGATVASCTVFGSGYTWGSVRNADVHLAGEVAAATSIQVIADPAIPAVPTDCSNSGLPMLTATALRSNGILGVGPFSADCGSGCATTALPRWYYGCSSGACVAATLPVAQQVTNPVSRFATDNNGIVIDLPAVAATGAASVTGTMTFGIGSQSNNLLGSAQVLPSNSMTGFVSTAFQGQTYSTSFIDSGSNGLFFALSSVPTCGAWFCPTAVQTLSATVAGNNGATSNVTFTMGNATSLFGSGNNAFSNLAGPGSNYFDWGLPFFFGRRVFTAIEASATPAGNGPYYAF encoded by the coding sequence ATGCTGCAAACTAGCGTGACGATCTGCGTTCCGGGAACAAGCACGTGCCAGACGATCAACAATATCCAGGTGGATACGGGCTCGCAGGGATTGCGCATCCTTGCGTCCGCGCTCGCGCCAACTTTAACGCTGCCCTCCGTGACGGCCAGCACGGGTGCGACCGTGGCAAGCTGCACCGTATTCGGCTCGGGTTACACATGGGGTTCGGTGCGCAATGCCGACGTGCATCTGGCCGGCGAGGTGGCAGCGGCGACATCGATCCAGGTCATCGCGGACCCGGCTATTCCGGCCGTGCCCACGGACTGCAGTAACTCGGGCCTGCCGATGCTGACCGCTACCGCACTGCGAAGCAACGGTATTCTCGGCGTGGGCCCATTCAGCGCCGACTGCGGCAGCGGCTGCGCCACGACCGCGTTGCCACGCTGGTACTACGGCTGCTCTTCCGGCGCGTGCGTAGCAGCTACGCTGCCAGTTGCACAACAGGTGACCAATCCGGTGAGCCGATTCGCCACTGACAACAATGGCATTGTCATCGACCTTCCCGCGGTCGCCGCCACCGGAGCCGCGAGTGTCACCGGCACGATGACGTTCGGAATCGGCTCACAGTCGAACAATCTGCTGGGCAGCGCTCAGGTCCTCCCGAGTAACTCGATGACAGGGTTTGTTTCGACCGCCTTTCAGGGGCAAACCTACAGCACGAGTTTCATCGACAGTGGCTCGAACGGCCTGTTCTTCGCACTGAGTTCGGTACCGACATGCGGCGCCTGGTTCTGTCCAACCGCCGTGCAAACCCTGTCTGCAACTGTTGCCGGCAACAATGGCGCGACGAGCAACGTGACGTTCACAATGGGCAATGCGACGTCGCTGTTCGGAAGCGGCAACAACGCATTCAGCAATCTGGCGGGACCAGGAAGCAACTACTTCGACTGGGGCCTGCCCTTCTTCTTCGGGAGACGCGTCTTTACCGCGATCGAAGCGAGTGCGACACCCGCGGGTAATGGTCCTTACTACGCGTTCTAG
- the pcaF gene encoding 3-oxoadipyl-CoA thiolase, with translation MKEAFICDAIRTPVGRYGGALSSVRADDLGAVPLRALMERNKDVDWNAIDDLIFGCANQAGEDNRNVARMSALLAGLPDGVPGSTINRLCGSGMDAIGVAARAIKSGEAALMVAGGVESMSRAPFVQGKATTAFSRQAEIFDTTIGWRFINPLMKKLHGVDSMPETAENVATDYKVSREDQDAFALRSQQKALRAQKDGTLAQEIVPVSIPQKKGEPVLVSQDEHPRETSMEALARLKGVVRPDGTVTAGNASGVNDGAAALLLADEDSAKRFGLVPRARVLGIATAGVPPRVMGIGPAPASQKLMKRLGMTIDQFDVIELNEAFASQGLAVLRMLGIADDDPRVNPNGGAIALGHPLGMSGARLVTTATYQLHRTGGRFALCTMCIGVGQGIAIAIERV, from the coding sequence ATGAAAGAAGCTTTTATTTGCGACGCGATTCGCACCCCGGTCGGCCGTTACGGCGGCGCGTTGTCCTCAGTTCGTGCCGATGACCTGGGCGCCGTGCCGCTGCGCGCATTGATGGAGCGCAACAAAGACGTGGACTGGAACGCCATCGACGACCTGATCTTCGGTTGCGCGAACCAGGCCGGCGAAGACAATCGTAACGTCGCGCGCATGTCCGCGCTGCTGGCCGGTTTGCCCGATGGCGTGCCTGGCTCGACGATCAACCGCTTGTGCGGATCGGGCATGGACGCAATCGGCGTGGCCGCGCGGGCGATCAAGTCGGGCGAAGCGGCGCTGATGGTTGCGGGCGGCGTGGAAAGCATGAGCCGTGCGCCGTTTGTGCAGGGCAAGGCGACCACGGCGTTTTCGCGTCAGGCAGAGATCTTCGATACGACCATCGGCTGGCGTTTCATCAATCCGCTGATGAAGAAACTGCATGGTGTGGATTCCATGCCGGAAACGGCCGAAAACGTCGCGACTGACTATAAGGTGAGCCGCGAAGATCAGGATGCGTTCGCCCTACGCAGTCAGCAGAAAGCATTGCGCGCGCAGAAGGATGGCACGCTCGCGCAAGAGATCGTGCCAGTGTCTATCCCGCAGAAAAAGGGCGAGCCGGTGCTGGTTTCGCAGGACGAACATCCGCGTGAAACGAGCATGGAAGCGCTCGCGAGATTGAAGGGCGTCGTGCGTCCGGATGGCACGGTGACGGCGGGCAATGCGTCGGGCGTGAACGACGGCGCGGCGGCTCTGCTCCTCGCCGATGAAGACAGCGCCAAGCGTTTTGGCCTCGTGCCGCGTGCGCGCGTGTTGGGCATTGCAACAGCAGGTGTTCCGCCGCGCGTGATGGGCATCGGACCGGCGCCGGCGTCGCAAAAGCTGATGAAGCGTTTGGGCATGACCATCGATCAATTCGATGTGATCGAACTGAACGAGGCGTTTGCATCGCAAGGTTTGGCTGTGCTGCGCATGCTCGGTATTGCCGACGACGATCCCCGCGTGAATCCGAACGGCGGTGCAATCGCGCTCGGTCATCCGCTCGGCATGAGCGGCGCACGTCTGGTTACCACCGCGACGTATCAGCTGCATCGGACCGGCGGACGCTTTGCGCTCTGCACGATGTGTATTGGTGTGGGTCAGGGCATTGCGATCGCTATCGAGCGTGTGTGA
- a CDS encoding YadA-like family protein codes for MNKTQRVVLKKQNETSAGLCEADSHGLSKIACSSRRTRMGTAVFLALAPVSLMVVPQVSSAVLVDNLAKVSNERARVYSSQVREALSAVAPRVSGVGSEGAGRLGAVALSGSGLTPDQLIVSGAIDGTTPTTAVGTNAVAIGVNAHAAGDYSVAVGSYTSATASSAAVGMGVSSTGNESTALGVRTSAYSDHGLAMGWRTSVDTDATDSLAIGSATQVYAAGAGGIGKDNVVGGAGTYAVGNGNVAFGADSFVLGSNVTARGKNSVVLGANSDGSLNNVVSVGDVGSERRIVHVAAAVSATDAVNMSQIKALGATTNALGTMTNAFVAYDGVDKSVITLGAASPGTPGSTPAPAVTLTNLKAAALSAQSSDAVNGAQLNATNTNVQDVATSLATLTRAEPLKLAYTDDSKSNVVLGGTGGTILSNLKAGVADQDAVNVAQLKNAGLIDSTGNTLAAITYDTKADGTTNRSSVTLGGVGATAPVALHNVAAGDVKAGSTDAVNGDQLFQTAQLVDSLQNGAALKYFNSNTTLAAAKANGLDATAIGGNAQATADNTVALGANSVADRADSVSVGAAGNERQITNVKAGTADHDAVSVAQFKDAGLIDSTGNTIAAITYDSKADGSVNRSSVTLGGSGAASPVALHNVAAGVVKAGSTDAVNGDQLFQTAQLVDGLQNGAALKYLVSNTTLAAASASGLNATAIGGNAQAIAGNTVAVGANSVADRLNSVSVGAAGNERQITNVQAGTADTDAVNVGQMKSAGLVDQTGKAVTALAYDKDASGATDFGNVTLGQGIAGGTAIHNVAAGTLATDAVNVGQLNDIVTHVSNFVTSSSALYSAAGDTSTEAATASGTHAVAMGANATASAANSVALGAGSVADRASSVSVGAVGSERQITNVAAGTLATDAVNLSQLNQSASSTLSQANSYTDQRFNNTDQQIRDLDRNTRKGIASASALNVVTPYLPGRTTLNAGIAAYRGQAAMGIGVSRWNDKGNINFNGGVSSSGGNSTIVRAGVGYVFGG; via the coding sequence ATGAACAAGACGCAGCGCGTGGTATTGAAGAAGCAAAATGAAACGTCCGCGGGCCTGTGTGAGGCTGACTCGCATGGTCTTTCAAAGATCGCGTGCTCCAGTCGCCGGACAAGAATGGGCACAGCAGTGTTCCTGGCGCTTGCACCCGTCTCCTTGATGGTGGTGCCGCAAGTATCGAGTGCTGTGCTTGTTGACAACCTCGCGAAGGTTTCGAACGAACGCGCTCGGGTCTATTCATCGCAAGTACGCGAGGCATTGAGCGCTGTCGCGCCACGCGTGTCAGGGGTGGGCAGTGAAGGTGCGGGCCGGCTTGGAGCAGTTGCCTTATCCGGGTCCGGTCTGACACCGGATCAGTTGATCGTGTCAGGAGCAATCGACGGCACAACTCCCACCACAGCCGTCGGCACGAATGCGGTTGCAATCGGCGTGAATGCCCACGCGGCCGGGGATTATTCCGTTGCGGTGGGCTCTTACACGAGCGCGACGGCGAGCTCGGCGGCCGTTGGAATGGGGGTGTCCTCAACGGGCAATGAATCCACTGCGCTCGGCGTTCGCACAAGTGCTTATTCGGACCATGGCCTTGCCATGGGTTGGCGCACGAGCGTAGACACGGACGCCACGGATTCGCTCGCAATTGGCTCGGCTACGCAGGTCTACGCCGCCGGCGCGGGCGGGATCGGCAAGGATAACGTCGTGGGCGGAGCGGGTACCTACGCGGTCGGAAACGGTAACGTGGCGTTTGGCGCAGATTCGTTCGTGCTGGGCAGCAACGTAACGGCGAGAGGGAAAAACAGCGTCGTGCTCGGCGCGAACAGCGATGGCTCGTTGAACAACGTGGTGTCCGTGGGCGACGTTGGGTCGGAGCGGCGTATCGTGCACGTGGCGGCTGCGGTTAGCGCAACAGACGCAGTCAACATGAGCCAAATAAAGGCACTTGGCGCGACCACGAATGCGCTAGGAACGATGACGAATGCCTTTGTGGCGTATGACGGTGTCGACAAGAGCGTGATTACGTTGGGCGCGGCATCGCCTGGAACGCCAGGATCGACACCTGCGCCTGCAGTGACGCTCACCAACCTGAAGGCGGCCGCGTTGAGCGCGCAAAGCAGTGACGCGGTCAACGGCGCCCAACTTAACGCGACCAATACAAACGTACAAGACGTTGCTACCTCGCTCGCCACGCTGACCCGTGCGGAGCCGCTGAAACTTGCGTACACGGACGACAGCAAATCGAACGTCGTGCTGGGTGGAACCGGTGGCACGATCCTCTCGAACCTTAAGGCCGGCGTGGCGGATCAGGACGCGGTGAATGTTGCTCAACTGAAGAACGCCGGCCTGATCGATTCGACGGGCAATACGCTTGCGGCCATTACCTACGACACCAAAGCGGATGGCACGACTAATCGAAGCAGCGTGACGCTTGGCGGCGTGGGCGCGACTGCGCCGGTGGCCTTGCACAATGTTGCGGCCGGGGACGTGAAAGCGGGCAGCACGGACGCAGTCAACGGCGACCAGTTGTTCCAGACTGCGCAACTTGTCGACAGTCTGCAGAACGGGGCCGCACTGAAGTACTTCAACTCGAACACAACGCTTGCAGCAGCCAAAGCAAACGGCCTGGACGCCACCGCGATCGGCGGCAACGCGCAAGCCACGGCGGACAATACGGTCGCCCTTGGTGCCAACTCGGTAGCTGATCGCGCGGATAGTGTATCGGTGGGTGCGGCGGGCAACGAACGGCAGATTACTAACGTCAAGGCCGGCACCGCTGATCACGACGCAGTCAGCGTGGCGCAGTTCAAGGACGCGGGCCTGATCGATTCGACGGGCAATACGATCGCCGCCATTACCTACGATTCAAAGGCGGATGGCTCGGTTAATCGAAGCAGCGTGACGCTGGGTGGTTCGGGCGCCGCGTCGCCAGTTGCGTTGCACAACGTCGCGGCTGGAGTCGTAAAAGCAGGCAGCACGGACGCGGTCAACGGTGACCAGTTGTTCCAGACGGCGCAACTTGTCGACGGCCTGCAGAACGGTGCAGCGCTCAAATACTTGGTATCGAACACAACGCTTGCCGCAGCAAGCGCAAGTGGCCTCAACGCCACTGCGATCGGCGGTAATGCGCAGGCCATTGCTGGCAACACAGTTGCCGTCGGCGCGAACTCGGTGGCGGACCGCTTGAATAGCGTGTCGGTGGGCGCAGCGGGCAATGAGCGTCAGATCACCAATGTCCAGGCAGGAACGGCCGACACTGATGCAGTCAACGTTGGGCAAATGAAGAGTGCAGGTCTGGTCGACCAGACTGGCAAGGCAGTCACCGCACTCGCTTATGACAAGGACGCAAGCGGCGCGACGGATTTCGGCAACGTCACGCTCGGACAGGGGATTGCCGGCGGCACGGCAATCCATAACGTGGCGGCCGGGACATTGGCTACCGACGCCGTGAACGTCGGTCAGCTGAACGATATCGTTACCCACGTCAGCAACTTCGTGACATCAAGCAGCGCGCTTTACAGCGCTGCTGGAGATACATCAACTGAAGCAGCGACTGCGAGCGGTACGCATGCTGTTGCGATGGGTGCGAATGCCACGGCCAGCGCGGCCAATTCAGTGGCGCTGGGGGCGGGCTCGGTGGCAGATCGCGCGTCGTCGGTATCGGTGGGCGCGGTGGGCAGTGAGCGGCAGATCACCAACGTCGCGGCTGGTACGTTGGCAACGGATGCCGTCAACCTGAGCCAGTTAAACCAGTCAGCCAGTTCCACGCTTAGTCAGGCCAACAGCTATACCGATCAGCGCTTCAACAATACCGATCAGCAAATTCGCGACCTCGACCGCAACACCCGCAAGGGGATTGCGTCTGCGTCGGCGCTCAACGTCGTGACACCGTACCTGCCAGGACGAACGACGCTGAATGCGGGTATCGCAGCTTATCGCGGGCAGGCGGCAATGGGCATCGGCGTTTCGCGCTGGAACGACAAGGGCAATATCAACTTCAACGGCGGAGTGTCGTCGTCCGGTGGCAACAGCACCATCGTGCGAGCGGGCGTGGGGTACGTGTTCGGCGGTTGA
- a CDS encoding OmpA family protein: MKNIILAAACIYALAGCANTELRDSLGIQDPTVLQTGFGTQQSTQAGAAVEPWGSVYGQIEKPREVLVLLQARLDQLDHRKDNYFGYKDQCWIDVAKGETDAGDRWGFVEESIGEAAHLTAGLEGTQPLSPENPSLRTVAALRPDLTTSLQAIIADPRFVYCPLAQKQTACAEVKLMHAGHDAWTRQFGKAKIKADMVESALGEARQSLDSCVIPQEGLSSNNSLPRLVALPVDAIFAFNGSSVESITSEGRERLDGLIEDVKGDGAVSSIIVSGLTDRLGSEAYNRRLSHQRAETVRRYLISGGVTTAVQARGYGRASPGTDCRMRDRRALVTCLANDRRVELRFLHKEDQGA, from the coding sequence ATGAAAAACATTATCCTCGCCGCAGCCTGCATCTATGCGTTGGCGGGCTGCGCCAACACGGAACTGCGTGACAGCCTGGGCATCCAGGATCCCACCGTTCTGCAAACAGGGTTCGGCACGCAGCAAAGCACGCAGGCGGGTGCCGCTGTGGAGCCTTGGGGCAGTGTCTATGGGCAAATTGAAAAACCTCGTGAGGTGCTGGTACTTCTGCAAGCACGACTCGACCAACTGGATCATCGCAAGGACAACTATTTTGGTTACAAGGACCAATGCTGGATTGATGTGGCAAAAGGCGAGACCGATGCAGGAGATCGCTGGGGCTTTGTAGAAGAGTCGATCGGCGAAGCTGCACACCTGACGGCGGGACTTGAAGGTACACAGCCGTTGTCGCCCGAGAACCCGTCACTGCGGACGGTCGCGGCGTTGCGTCCGGACCTGACGACGAGCCTGCAGGCGATCATCGCCGATCCGCGGTTTGTTTATTGTCCGCTGGCGCAAAAGCAGACAGCATGCGCCGAAGTCAAGCTGATGCATGCGGGCCACGATGCTTGGACCCGCCAGTTCGGCAAGGCAAAAATCAAGGCCGACATGGTCGAGTCAGCGCTCGGTGAAGCACGGCAGAGTCTTGACAGTTGCGTGATTCCGCAGGAAGGCTTGAGTTCGAACAACTCACTACCCAGGCTGGTTGCATTACCTGTCGACGCAATATTCGCGTTCAACGGGAGCAGTGTTGAATCGATCACGTCGGAAGGCCGTGAGAGGCTCGATGGTTTGATCGAGGACGTGAAGGGCGACGGCGCTGTGTCGTCGATTATCGTGTCGGGTTTGACTGACCGCTTAGGCAGCGAGGCCTACAACCGGCGGCTTTCGCATCAGCGTGCCGAGACTGTCCGGCGGTATCTGATATCAGGCGGCGTGACGACGGCAGTGCAGGCACGAGGTTATGGCCGGGCATCGCCAGGAACGGATTGCCGGATGCGAGACCGACGTGCGCTTGTGACTTGTCTAGCAAACGATCGGCGTGTTGAGTTGCGCTTTTTACACAAGGAAGATCAGGGGGCGTGA